The Rhodocytophaga rosea genome has a segment encoding these proteins:
- a CDS encoding FAD-dependent oxidoreductase, translated as MMNRILIKKYHLPNLIMLLLSVCILSFPVQAQQTSPTEVDICIYGGTAAGVIAAYTARKMGKTVLLIEPGKNLGGMSSGGLGYTDIGNKYAVTGLARDFYRRIGQHYGKFEQWTFEPHVAENLFKDYVKRAGYQVVYENRLFAVKKEGIVIKEITLENSVNPSAATNRTIRAKIFMDCTYEGDLMAKAGVSYTVGREANSQYNETFNGVQLMKGHQFPDGIDPYIVPGKPESGLVWGVSNQPLLPAGSGDKKVQAYNFRICLTNNKDNLEPITQPENYDPKKYELVLRLMEKTPWKSLQSGFIWSLMPNGKTDINNRNGFSTDMIGMNWDYPEADYATRAKIWKEHVAYTKGLLYFVGHDPRVPEHIRTEMLSWGYPKDEYTDNGNWTHQLYVREARRMVGELVMTQHHCQGKEVVTDGIGMAAYTMDSHNCDRIVVDGMVKNEGNVEEGGFGPYPISYRAIVPKSIECTNLLVPVCLSATHIAYGSIRMEPVFMVLGQSAAVAASLAIDQKQTLQKVDIQKVQQILKANPLSDGSTPEILVDNEAKANVKLTGNWKTENKGGYGPTFFTDDSKGTAGKSIQFAPAVNQAGSYAAYLYFPKLATASSTTQVKVFDGKNIKTLSFSKDDVQVVGQTSGEWVFLGNYTLPKGNKAYVEVSNQGADGVVVADAVLFVPVEQNSGNKSK; from the coding sequence ATGATGAACCGAATCCTAATAAAGAAGTACCATCTCCCGAATTTAATTATGCTATTGCTTTCGGTGTGTATACTCTCATTTCCTGTACAGGCACAGCAAACCTCGCCCACAGAAGTTGATATTTGTATTTATGGAGGTACCGCCGCTGGAGTAATTGCTGCCTATACAGCCAGGAAAATGGGGAAAACCGTATTGCTCATTGAGCCTGGAAAAAACCTGGGCGGTATGAGTTCGGGAGGTCTGGGCTATACTGATATCGGAAATAAATATGCAGTTACAGGTTTGGCTAGGGATTTCTACCGGCGTATCGGGCAGCACTATGGCAAGTTTGAACAATGGACCTTCGAACCGCATGTAGCCGAAAATTTATTCAAAGACTATGTAAAACGAGCCGGTTACCAGGTAGTATATGAAAACCGTCTGTTTGCTGTGAAGAAAGAAGGGATTGTGATTAAAGAAATCACCCTGGAAAATTCAGTAAATCCATCTGCTGCCACCAACCGGACGATCCGGGCAAAAATCTTTATGGATTGCACTTACGAAGGCGATCTGATGGCAAAAGCAGGAGTGTCTTATACCGTAGGACGGGAAGCCAATAGCCAGTACAACGAAACGTTTAATGGTGTCCAGCTGATGAAAGGCCATCAGTTTCCGGATGGCATTGATCCATATATTGTTCCTGGCAAACCTGAAAGCGGCTTGGTATGGGGAGTAAGCAACCAGCCACTGTTGCCAGCCGGTTCAGGAGATAAAAAAGTACAGGCCTATAATTTCCGCATCTGCCTCACTAACAACAAAGATAATTTGGAGCCCATTACCCAGCCGGAAAACTACGATCCTAAGAAATACGAACTGGTATTGCGCCTGATGGAAAAAACGCCCTGGAAATCTTTGCAAAGCGGTTTTATCTGGAGTTTGATGCCCAATGGAAAAACAGATATTAACAACCGGAATGGCTTTAGTACGGATATGATCGGCATGAACTGGGACTATCCGGAAGCAGATTATGCCACCAGAGCCAAAATCTGGAAAGAACATGTAGCGTATACCAAAGGTTTGCTCTACTTTGTTGGCCACGATCCACGGGTGCCCGAACATATACGTACAGAAATGCTATCCTGGGGCTATCCTAAAGATGAGTATACCGACAATGGTAACTGGACGCACCAGTTATATGTCCGGGAAGCCAGACGGATGGTGGGCGAACTCGTAATGACACAGCACCATTGCCAGGGAAAGGAGGTGGTTACGGATGGGATTGGAATGGCTGCCTACACCATGGATTCACATAATTGCGACCGTATTGTAGTAGATGGCATGGTAAAAAATGAAGGCAATGTAGAAGAAGGCGGATTTGGCCCGTATCCAATTTCGTACCGGGCTATTGTTCCTAAGTCCATTGAATGCACCAACCTGCTGGTACCGGTATGTTTATCTGCTACGCACATTGCCTATGGCTCTATCCGCATGGAGCCTGTATTTATGGTGCTGGGGCAATCTGCGGCTGTGGCAGCCAGTTTAGCCATTGATCAGAAGCAAACCCTGCAAAAAGTTGACATCCAGAAAGTACAGCAGATTCTGAAAGCCAATCCCCTGTCTGATGGCAGTACGCCAGAAATTCTGGTAGATAATGAAGCTAAAGCGAATGTAAAACTCACCGGCAATTGGAAAACAGAAAATAAAGGCGGCTATGGCCCTACTTTCTTTACCGATGATTCGAAAGGCACTGCCGGAAAGTCAATTCAATTTGCTCCGGCTGTAAACCAGGCTGGTTCTTATGCGGCTTACCTATATTTCCCCAAACTGGCAACGGCATCTTCTACCACCCAGGTAAAAGTGTTTGATGGAAAAAATATTAAAACGCTATCTTTCAGTAAAGATGATGTACAGGTAGTCGGGCAAACTTCCGGTGAATGGGTATTTCTGGGAAACTATACCTTGCCCAAAGGAAACAAAGCTTATGTAGAAGTAAGCAACCAAGGGGCAGACGGAGTGGTAGTAGCCGATGCAGTGCTGTTTGTGCCAGTTGAACAGAATTCAGGAAACAAATCAAAATAA